One Alnus glutinosa chromosome 3, dhAlnGlut1.1, whole genome shotgun sequence genomic region harbors:
- the LOC133864661 gene encoding uncharacterized protein LOC133864661 isoform X3 yields the protein MFSRFGMHLQAENHKKCMVYRVWTSGNLSSESANVFLNKSKNLVEENIVSNLPVGNLDASRRSSQILSDYDPSASEVDVASPGKVINSQINTEVSHGIPGDGESNSMLLGAGNSFHEPRDTVSAAELNLVSTRMETNVASSETPPLAVLKPLNSGSYQRYPCLTLTVDGARREQRIIERLQDEKFILRGELYKWLVSLEKDKCTTTDRKTIDRILNKLQQQGHCKCIHINAPVVTNFGRSRITQVVLHPSIEGLSPELLGEIHDRHRSFEMQSRGQGSSRGKNEGLVPVLKGVQRTENHVGSDVQAIRSEAMRANGFILAKMVRAKLLHCFLWDYLSSSAGSSDASSSEKHVYELNNPQSSCKLFSLEAAIKAIPVELFLQVVGSIQKFDDMIEKCKRRLLLSDLPIQEYKHLMDTHATGRLSLVIDILLRLKLIRMITNGHLKGVEVPHSIFTHAMELKPYIEEPLSKYATSLSFSALDLRPRMRHDFILSSRAAVDEYWQTLEYCYAAADIGSALLAFPGSAVHEAFLFRSWASVRVMTADQRAELINRVVQDDLSEKLSYKDCEKIAKDLNLTLEQVLRVYYDKRQQRLNRFQGKGDEFQPVKRKRSSSSRSRERSPKVRSIKLTRVDTETEQLDKQRFDRSPDTVNQFMEEKNLLATHSGEHDINLQTIQEDDHLETGDPGPSDDEYHSFISRCAFSKNNPTRQRRFSWTDEADRQLVIQYVRYRAALGAKYHRTDWASLGDLPAPPSTCKKRMALLNSNRKFRKALMRLCNMLTERYAKHLEKAQNSSLNKDDCRLLVRSSLVEGLNRNFSNGEEHIQEMGLEEKPWYDIDDKSIKTALDEVIWYKRMAKLETSKKVGSAYEEWSDLSRNDEKYESELVASDTHQDVQNRGGILQKNFVQKSRHRLHQKFIKLLNEGVNVSRRVYESLAVSNAVELFKLVFLSTSAASAVPNLLAEILRRYSQHDLFAAFNYLRENKIMVGGNSTQPFELSQQFLHGVSKSKFPIDTGKRAAKFTSWLHEKEKDLMERGINLPEDLHCGDIFHLFALVSSGELSISPHLPDEGVGEAEDLRSLKRKHDNNESCVSDKAKKLKTLVASEGEIVSRREKGFPGIIVSVRHATIAIADAVELFKDESSSTCEQLFLDRNNPSSIALGQSSSSLHTEHMKEILNSDAFVSVARHHSESPWESMAGFAERLMSKPSDQEQVSPIHPEVFRTVSAAIKKAGDQGLSIEEVSQSINIPDKKIPELIIDVLQAFHQAFKVNAYDSVHVVDSLYRSKYLLTSMSDFSQDLKLPSSMRSLGGTDDSHLILLPENRLIDNANSQRKINLSEGNLHKVTILNLPEVVSEPSNENQTNNSLEGCMQGKTVLPAGDNEDETFLICSGEVCMPILPWINGDGTINKIVYKGLRRRVLGLVMQNPGILEDDIIRQMDILNPQSCRKLLELMILDKHLHVKKMHQTTSDAPPPAILGTLLGSKLSITKSVFRDHFFANPKSTSLL from the exons ATGTTCTCTAGATTTGGAATGCATCTGCAAGcagaaaaccacaaaaaatgCATGGTATATCGAGTTTGGACATCTGGGAATTTGAGTTCTGAATCTGCTAATGTATttttgaataaatcaaaaaatttgGTTGAGGAAAATATAGTTTCCAATCTCCCTGTTGGCAATCTAGATGCTTCTAGGAGATCATCTCAAATCCTTTCAGACTATGATCCATCAGCTTCAGAAGTTGATGTTGCTAGTCCTGGAAAAGTGATAAATAGTCAAATTAATACCGAAGTTTCTCATGGAATCCCTGGGGATGGTGAGTCTAATAGTATGCTTCTTGGTGCTGGCAACTCATTCCATGAGCCAAGAGACACAGTTTCTGCTGCAGAACTTAATTTAGTGAGCACAAGGATGGAAACAAATGTTGCTTCATCAGAAACACCACCTCTTGCTGTCTTGAAGCCACTTAATTCTGGATCATATCAGAGGTATCCATGTCTGACTTTGACTGTGGATGGCGCTCGAAGGGAGCAAAGAATAATTGAACGGTTACAG GATGAGAAGTTCATTCTGAGAGGTGAGCTATATAAATGGCTTGTGAGTCTTGAGAAGGACAAGTGCACAACAACAGATAGGAAGACCATTGACCGAATTCTAAACAAACTTCAGCAACAAGGGCACTGCAAATGCATACACATTAATGCTCCTGTTGTCACAAATTTTGGCCGTAGCCGTATCACTCAGGTGGTTCTGCACCCATCTATTGAAGGTTTATCTCCTGAACTACTTGGTGAAATTCATGATAGACATAGGTCTTTTGAAATGCAAAGTCGTGGTCAGGGTTCATCTCGGGGGAAGAATGAGGGATTAGTTCCTGTATTGAAGGGTGTTCAGAGGACTGAGAATCATGTAGGTTCTGATGTCCAAGCTATTAGATCAGAAGCCATGCGTGCTAATGGATTTATATTGGCAAAAATGGTTCGGGCAAAGCTGCTGCATTGCTTTCTGTGGGATTACCTGAGCAGTTCAGCTGGTTCTAGTGATGCTTCATCATCTGAAAAACATGTCTATGAGCTGAATAACCCTCAGAGTAGTTGCAAACTGTTTTCATTAGAAGCAGCAATTAAGGCCATTCCAGTCGAGCTGTTCTTACAAGTTGTGGGATCCATTCAAAAGTTTGATGATATGATTGAGAAGTGTAAGAGGCGATTGCTTCTCTCTGATCTTCCTATTCAGGAGTACAAGCATCTGATGGATACTCATGCTACTGGAAGGCTTTCATTGGTTATTGACATTTTACTACGGTTGAAG TTGATTCGAATGATAACTAATGGACATCTTAAAGGAGTCGAGGTCCCACATTCCATTTTTACACATGCAATGGAGCTTAAGCCTTACATAGAGGAACCACTTTCAAAATATGCAACATCTTTAAGTTTTAGTGCTCTTGATCTTCGCCCACGAATGAGACATGACTTTATCCTGTCAAGTAGAGCAGCCGTTGATGAGTATTGGCAAACTTTGGAGTATTGCTATGCTGCTGCTGATATTGGATCTGCTTTACTTGCATTCCCTGGATCTGCTGTTCATGAG GCTTTCCTTTTTCGGTCATGGGCTTCAGTTCGGGTAATGACAGCTGATCAGCGTGCTGAGCTCATAAACCGTGTGGTGCAGGATGATCTAAGTGAAAAACTTTCATATAAAGATTGTGAGAAGATTGCAAAGGATCTCAATCTCACCTTAGAGCAG GTGCTTCGTGTGTATTATGATAAGCGCCAACAACGTCTTAATAGATTTCAGGGTAAAGGGGATGAGTTCCAACCAGTCAAAAGAAAACGCAGTTCATCTTCTCGTAGCAGGGAAAGATCTCCCAAAGTGAGGTCAATAAAGCTCACCAGAGTTGACACAGAAACTGAACAGTTGGACAAGCAGAGATTTGATAGATCACCTGATACTGTTAACCAAtttatggaagaaaaaaatcttttggCCACTCATTCAGGAGAGCATGACATTAATTTGCAAACAATTCAAGAGGATGATCATCTAGAAACGGGGGATCCAGGGCCAAGTGACGATGAGTATCATTCCTTTATCAGTCGGTGTGCCTTTTCGAAAAATAATCCAACTCGTCAAAGAAGGTTTTCATGGACAGATGAAGCTGACAG GCAATTGGTGATCCAGTATGTAAGATACCGTGCAGCTCTTGGGGCAAAATATCATCGCACAGATTGGGCTTCGCTTGGTGACCTTCCAGCACCTCCAAGTACCTGTAAGAAAAGAATGGCATTACTGAACAGCAacagaaaatttagaaaagcCCTAATGAGGCTCTGTAACATGCTCACTGAACGGTATGCTAAACATCTAGAAAAAGCCCAGAACAGCTCACTAAATAAAGATGATTGCAGACTGCTTGTGCGAAGTTCACTGGTGGAAGGTCTCAACAGGAATTTTTCCAATGGTGAGGAACATATTCAAGAGATGGGTTTGGAGGAAAAGCCATGGTATGATATTGATGACAAAAGCATAAAAACAGCCCTTGATGAGGTTATTTGGTACAAGAGGATGGCTAAGCTGGAGACCTCCAAAAAAGTTGGATCTGCATATGAGGAGTGGTCGGATCTAAGCAGGAATGATGAAAAATAT GAATCTGAATTGGTTGCATCAGATACTCATCAGGATGTTCAGAACCGTGGTGGGATACTACAGAAAAATTTTGTCCAAAAATCACGTCATCGCCTTCATCAGAAGTTTATTAAGCTTTTGAATGAAGGGGTTAATGTTAGTAGACGAGTATATGAATCATTGGCTGTTTCCAATGCTGTAGAGCTATTTAAGCTTGTCTTTTTGAGCACCTCAGCAGCATCGGCAGTACCGAATCTGCTGGCAGAAATTTTACGGCGTTACTCACAGCATGATCTTTTTGCAGCTTTTAACTACCTTAGAGAGAATAAAATCATg GTCGGGGGTAACAGTACTCAACCATTTGAACTTTCACAACAGTTCTTGCATGGTGTTTCTAAGTCGAAATTTCCAATTGATACTGGAAAGAGAGCAGCTAAATTTACTAGTTGGCTccatgaaaaggaaaaagatctTATGGAGAGGGGTATAAATCTTCCTGAAGATTTACATTGTGGTGACATTTTCCATTTGTTTGCTCTAGTTTCTTCAGGTGAACTGTCCATTTCTCCACACTTGCCAGATGAAGGTGTTGGAGAGGCTGAAGACCTGAGAAGCTTGAAACGTAAACATGATAATAATGAATCTTGTGTTAGTGATAAGGCTAAGAAACTGAAAACCTTAGTGGCAAGTGAGGGTGAAATTGTTTCTCGCCGGGAAAAAGGTTTTCCTGGCATCATAGTATCTGTACGTCATGCAACAATTGCGATAGCCGATGCTGTAGAATTGTTCAAAGATGAGAGTAGCAGTACTTGTGAACAACTTTTTCTTGATAGGAATAATCCATCCAGCATTGCTTTGGGTCAGAGCAGTAGCTCCCTGCATACTGAACATATGAAGGAAATTCTTAATTCAGATGCCTTTGTCTCTGTAGCCAGGCATCATAGTGAGTCACCTTGGGAATCTATGGCAGGCTTTGCTGAACGTTTGATGTCAAAACCTTCTGATCAAGAACAAGTAAGTCCCATCCATCCTGAGGTTTTTAGGACTGTTTCTGCTGCCATTAAGAAGGCTGGTGACCAAGGTTTGAGCATTGAAGAAGTTTCCCAATCCATAAATATACCAG ATAAAAAGATCCCTGAACTTATCATTGACGTGCTACAAGCATTTCACCAAGCCTTCAAG GTCAATGCTTATGACTCTGTTCATGTTGTTGATTCTCTATATCGTTCCAAGTATCTTTTGACCTCGATGTCTGATTTTTCTCAAGATCTCAAACTACCTTCATCAATGAGGTCCTTGGGTGGAACTGATGACAGCCATTTGATCCTCCTGCCAGAAAATCGTCTTATTGATAATGCTAATTCACAGAGAAAAATTAACTTGAGTGAGGGCAATCTGCACAAAGTTACAATCCTTAATCTTCCCGAGGTGGTCTCTGAGCCCTCaaatgaaaatcaaacaaacaattcACTTGAAGGTTGTATGCAGGGCAAAACTGTTTTACCTGCAGGAGATaatgaggatgaaacctttttAATCTGTTCTGGTGAAGTTTGTATGCCCATATTGCCATGGATAAATGGAGATGGGACCATTAACAAAATTGTTTACAAGGGACTTAGACGCCGTGTTCTTGGACTTGTGATGCAAAATCCAGGGATATTAGAG GATGACATTATTCGTCAGATGGATATATTGAACCCTCAG AGCTGTAGAAAATTGTTGGAGTTGATGATTCTGGATAAACACCTCCATGTAAAGAAGATGCATCAAACAACATCCGATGCGCCGCCCCCTGCCATTCTTGGTACTCTCCTTGGGAGCAAGCTCAGCATTACAAAATCTGTTTTTCGTGACCATTTCTTTGCAAATCCCAAGAGTACATCCTTACTGTAG